A genomic segment from Corythoichthys intestinalis isolate RoL2023-P3 chromosome 2, ASM3026506v1, whole genome shotgun sequence encodes:
- the zgc:86609 gene encoding ER membrane protein complex subunit 3-like, with product MAGPELLLDSNIRLWVVLPIVFITFLVGVIRHYVTQLLHSDKKVDLEQLSDSQVLLRSRILRENGKYIPKQSFTMRKHYFNDEETGFFKKVKRKVVPKNPMTDTSMLTDMMKGNLTNVLPMIVIGGWINWAFSGFVITKVPFPLTLRFKPMLQRGIDLLTLDASWVSSASWYFLNVFGLRSMYSLILGQDNAADQSRVMQDQMTGAAMAMPPDPNKAFKSEWEALEIVEHKWALENVEEELMARELNFAGIFSQDLKSPVF from the exons ATGGCCGGGCCGGAGCTCCTGCTGGACTCCAACATCCGTTTATGGGTTGTGCTGCCCATCGTCTTTATCACCTTCCTTGTGGGCGTCATCCGACATTATGTCACTCAACTACTGCACAGCGACAAGAAGGTGGACCTGGAGCAGCTTTCTGACAG tcaggtgcttctGCGCAGTCGCATCCTGCGGGAAAATGGCAAATACATCCCCAAACAG TCGTTCACCATGAGGAAGCACTACTTCAATGATGAAGAAACGGGTTTCTTCAAAAAGGTCAAGAGGAAGGTGGTCCCCAAAAACCCAATGACAG ACACAAGCATGCTGACGGACATGATGAAAGGAAACCTGACCAATGTGCTACCCATGATAGTGATTGGTGGCTGGATCAACTGGGCTTTCTCCGGATTTGTCATAA CCAAGGTTCCGTTCCCGTTGACATTGCGGTTCAAGCCCATGTTGCAGCGCGGCATTGACTTGCTCACGCTGGACGCTTCCTG GGTGAGCTCCGCGTCTTGGTATTTCCTCAACGTGTTTGGCCTCAGAAGCATGTACAGCCTCATCTTGGGACAAGACAACG CCGCGGACCAATCGCGTGTCATGCAGGACCAGATGACCGGCGCCGCCATGGCCATGCCACCTGACCCCAACAAGGCTtttaaa AGCGAGTGGGAGGCGTTGGAGATTGTGGAGCACAAGTGGGCGCTGGAGAACGTGGAAGAGGAGCTCATGGCCCGAGAGCTCAACTTTGCCGGCATCTTCAGCCAGGACCTCAAGTCACCTGTCTTCTAA